In one Vibrio sp. CB1-14 genomic region, the following are encoded:
- a CDS encoding LysR family transcriptional regulator codes for MNLSQIEAFCAVVSAGSVSEAARVLDCNRTKLSMAIKALEKDLDTDLFVRTGNNVTLSETGKAIYKDCENLLVTSARIRQTCAQVSGDFATELRIAHDDSLPDQVWQDLTLELNQRYPALSLNIVLASSGDLADIVEKKQVDFAFGVDFEREDDPRLTYQPLGKIRMMSVCRADHKLSKLPRVSDEVLRDEMQVSLAYLNLRDNPELLPFSLKYIGFSSFEFMLKTILSEGAWGVLPEPLIRQLLREQTLSVIKHTYGLTQEDFCMLTSSGMSEHPAMTWLADQVSDYLFTF; via the coding sequence ATCAATCTTTCTCAAATAGAAGCTTTCTGTGCCGTGGTTAGCGCAGGCTCCGTGTCCGAGGCGGCGCGAGTGCTAGACTGCAACCGAACCAAACTTAGCATGGCTATCAAAGCACTAGAGAAAGACCTCGACACCGATCTTTTTGTCCGTACAGGCAATAATGTGACGTTGTCAGAAACAGGGAAGGCAATTTATAAAGACTGCGAAAACCTGCTTGTCACCTCGGCTCGCATTCGACAAACCTGTGCTCAGGTGTCTGGCGACTTTGCCACCGAACTGCGCATTGCTCATGATGACAGCCTGCCAGACCAAGTTTGGCAAGATCTCACATTGGAACTTAACCAGCGTTACCCTGCTCTATCACTCAACATAGTACTGGCCTCATCTGGTGATTTGGCTGACATCGTTGAAAAGAAACAGGTCGATTTCGCCTTTGGTGTTGATTTTGAAAGAGAGGATGACCCAAGACTCACCTACCAGCCTCTTGGAAAAATTCGCATGATGTCGGTGTGCCGAGCCGACCACAAGTTGTCGAAACTGCCTCGTGTCTCTGATGAAGTATTACGCGATGAGATGCAAGTGTCGCTCGCGTATCTCAACTTGCGTGACAACCCTGAGCTACTGCCTTTCTCATTGAAGTACATTGGTTTTTCAAGCTTTGAATTCATGCTAAAAACCATCCTTTCCGAAGGTGCTTGGGGCGTTCTGCCTGAGCCACTTATCCGTCAGCTCCTACGTGAACAGACACTGTCTGTTATCAAACATACCTACGGTCTAACACAAGAAGACTTCTGTATGTTGACCTCATCAGGCATGTCAGAGCACCCTGCGATGACTTGGCTCGCCGACCAAGTCAGTGATTACTTGTTTACCTTCTAG
- a CDS encoding DUF4136 domain-containing protein, with amino-acid sequence MKHLPIKHQSMKYAVMTLVLTSLALVGCTTTTKPAAPLNFSYGVAKTGDFGFLPQSGAVTYSWRTNLPVARVSEDFDAEHYLSVIKAQIDEVLTSKGYIAVQDGQAATMHLDFGIATETAMDDEQIFASTQIKTGVQFDLTGQKSEKGSLYIAVFDSVGAFPRWRALAQGPTENRIDNPEEREELKNLIGAMLDDLPSR; translated from the coding sequence ATGAAACATCTGCCTATAAAGCACCAGTCTATGAAATACGCAGTGATGACCTTGGTTCTCACAAGTTTGGCTTTGGTGGGGTGTACGACGACCACCAAACCGGCTGCCCCCCTTAACTTTTCTTATGGTGTTGCTAAAACCGGAGACTTTGGTTTTTTACCCCAGTCAGGGGCGGTGACCTATTCGTGGCGCACTAATTTGCCTGTGGCGAGAGTTTCTGAAGACTTTGACGCCGAACATTACCTTTCTGTAATCAAAGCGCAAATCGATGAAGTGCTGACATCTAAGGGTTATATTGCGGTTCAAGATGGTCAGGCTGCGACGATGCACCTTGACTTTGGTATTGCAACTGAAACGGCAATGGATGATGAGCAAATATTTGCCAGCACCCAAATTAAGACTGGGGTGCAGTTTGATTTGACAGGCCAGAAAAGTGAGAAGGGCAGTTTGTACATCGCAGTGTTTGATTCGGTAGGCGCATTTCCACGGTGGCGAGCCTTAGCTCAGGGGCCGACTGAAAATCGAATCGATAACCCAGAAGAGCGTGAAGAGCTTAAGAATTTAATTGGCG
- a CDS encoding lipid-binding SYLF domain-containing protein, which yields MFLKSKRWIWSCFASLLLISSHAYSGDREMIEQANAILVKAAQNIDEFDSVSHWESVKNVTGVAKAIVIFPSGGQAGFLLGVQWGKGILLTRDAHHWSEPVFVTFRSAMFGLLAGAQKINGVGVILSDDVVEQLQSGSTKIGGTADVTIGNGVSGKVVGGTSGISAMMVSQNKGLYFGGSIDTFNMTLDDKLNNALYGDDFSVDKVLTNYDHQSGQAQNLRRRLEGIAYRAVYR from the coding sequence ATGTTTCTAAAATCAAAGCGCTGGATTTGGTCATGTTTCGCGTCCCTATTGCTTATTAGTAGTCACGCTTATTCTGGCGACCGAGAAATGATTGAGCAAGCGAACGCTATTTTAGTAAAAGCAGCGCAAAACATTGATGAGTTCGACTCAGTATCGCATTGGGAATCCGTGAAGAATGTCACTGGCGTTGCCAAAGCCATCGTGATTTTCCCATCGGGAGGCCAGGCGGGGTTTCTATTGGGCGTGCAGTGGGGCAAGGGCATTTTGCTTACCAGAGATGCACACCACTGGAGTGAACCTGTGTTTGTGACCTTCCGCAGTGCGATGTTTGGCCTATTAGCGGGCGCGCAGAAAATTAACGGTGTGGGTGTGATTCTTTCTGATGATGTGGTTGAGCAATTGCAGTCTGGTTCAACCAAAATAGGCGGTACAGCCGACGTGACGATTGGAAATGGTGTCAGCGGTAAAGTAGTCGGTGGTACCAGCGGCATTAGCGCTATGATGGTATCGCAAAACAAAGGACTTTACTTTGGTGGCAGCATTGACACCTTCAACATGACATTAGACGACAAGTTGAACAATGCCTTGTATGGTGACGACTTTTCTGTCGATAAGGTACTCACCAACTACGATCATCAATCAGGCCAAGCGCAGAACCTACGTCGCCGATTGGAAGGGATCGCCTATCGGGCTGTCTACCGCTAG
- a CDS encoding class I SAM-dependent DNA methyltransferase codes for MSNEWDEYAATWENNDATAVFAQSCYDALSEMTSLKGKSVLDFGCGTGLLSQLMSPTTKDIVALDGSEAMIEELDKKGLDNVEPVVDLLTRGLVAQHPAFRNQFDLVVASSVCGFVDNLQDTVNVIYTLLDEFGMFVHWDWAVESDDAGFGITEKRAKEVLLNAGFEKVDVSIAFEIESSKGTQKVLMGVGRK; via the coding sequence ATGTCTAATGAGTGGGATGAGTACGCCGCGACATGGGAAAATAACGATGCGACGGCGGTCTTTGCTCAGTCATGCTATGACGCGCTTTCAGAAATGACCTCGTTGAAAGGTAAATCAGTTTTAGATTTTGGTTGTGGTACTGGCCTTTTGAGCCAATTAATGTCACCCACGACCAAAGATATTGTCGCGCTGGATGGCTCTGAAGCCATGATTGAAGAGCTAGACAAAAAAGGCTTAGACAACGTAGAGCCAGTCGTGGATCTGTTAACGCGCGGTCTCGTTGCCCAGCACCCTGCGTTTCGTAATCAATTCGATCTTGTCGTTGCGTCTTCTGTTTGTGGGTTCGTTGATAACCTTCAAGATACCGTTAATGTGATCTACACCTTGCTGGATGAGTTCGGCATGTTTGTTCATTGGGACTGGGCGGTCGAAAGTGATGATGCAGGATTTGGTATAACCGAGAAGCGTGCTAAAGAAGTACTCCTCAATGCTGGATTCGAAAAAGTCGATGTGTCTATTGCTTTTGAAATTGAATCCTCGAAAGGCACACAAAAAGTACTGATGGGTGTTGGTCGCAAGTAA